The Corallococcus caeni genomic interval CTTCCTTCGGGTTCACGAAGTGCGTCATCCCGAACTTCTCCGCGATCTCCTTGCGAGCGGGGTTCAGGTCCACGCCGACGATCATGTCCGCGCCCACCATGCGCGCGGCCTGCACGACGTTCAGGCCGATGCCGCCCAGGCCGAAGACGACGACCTTCGCGCCGGCCTCCACCTTCGCGGTGTAGACGACGGCGCCCACGCCGGTGGTGACGCCGCAGCCGATGTAGCAGACCTTGTCGAAGGGGGCGTCCTCGCGGATCTTCGCCACGGCGATCTCCGGCAGCACCGTGTAGTTCGCGAACGTGGAGCAGCCCATGTAGTGGTGGATCAGCTGCTTGCCCAGGCGGAAGCGGCTGGTGCCATCCGGCATCAGGCCCTTGCCCTGCGTGGCGCGGATGGCCGTGCACAGGTTCGTCTTCTGGGACAGGCACGACTTACAGCCGCGGCACTCCGGCGTGTAGAGCGGGATGACGTGGTCGCCCTTCTTCACGCTGGTGACGCCCGCGCCCACGTCCACGACGATGCCCGCGCCCTCGTGGCCGAAGATGGCGGGGAACAGGCCCTCCGGGTCCGCGCCGGAGCGGGTGAACTCGTCGGTGTGGCACAGGCCGGTGGCCTTCAGCTCGATCAGCACCTCGCCCGCCTTGGGGCCCTCCAGGTGCACGGTTTCGATGCTCAGGGGCTTGCCGGCCTCGAAGGCGACGGCGGCGCGGACGTCCATGGTGGGTCTCCAGTCAGAGGGGAACGAAGACCCCCCACTGTAGAAGCCACGCACCACGTCGTCCGTGAAAAGAAACGGCCCGACCCATCAGGGCCCGGAACTAGACGGAGATGAGGCCCTTGCGGATGCCCTCGGTGACGGCCTCCACGCGGTTCGTCACTTCGAGCTTCCGGTAGATGTGCTCCAGGTGCGTGCGGATGGTCGCCTTGGAGAGCGACAGCAGCCGGGCGGCCTCGCTGTTGGACACGCCCTTGGCGATGAGCTGGAGGATCTCCCGCTCCCGGTCCGACAGCGGCTTGAGCAGCGGCTCATGCGCGGACGCATCCGGGGCCGTGGCCTCCGCGGCGGACGGCGCCACGGGCAGCGGCTCGGTGGGCACGGGCGCGGTGTCCGGCTCCACGCGGAAGTGGCGCAGCAGGCGCCGCGCGAGGTTCGGCTGGATGACCGTGCCGCCCGCGCGCACCTCCTTGATGGCCTCGACGATCTTGTCCACCGTGGCGCCCTTGAGCAGGTAGCCGGACGCGCCCGCCTTCACTGCCTCCAGGACCTTGTCCTCCTCGTCGAAGATGGTGAAGATCAGGATCTCCATCCTCGGGAAGCGCGCCTTCACCTCGCGGGTGACGTCGATGCCGCTCATGCGCGGCAGGCCCAGATCCAGGAGCAGCACGTCCGGGTTCGCGCGCTCGACCTCCTCCATCGCGGCTTCGCCCGACAGCGCGGTGCCCACGATGTCGATGTCCGGGTGGCCCTCGAAGAGGCGCAGCTGGTTCTTGAGGATCTTGGTCTGGTCCTCCACGACGAACACGCGGATGGGGAGGGGGGCGGCGCTGGAAGTCGGGTCCACGGGGCGGATCTCCGGTGCGTGTCAGGCGGAAAGACAGGGAAGGGAGAAGGCCACCTGGGCTCCGGCGCCGGGCGCCGAGTCCACCACGATGGAACCCCCCAGCTTCATGGCCCGCTCACGCATGTTGAGCAGGCCGTAGTGGCCGCGCGGCGTGCGGCCCGGGTCGAAGCCCTTGCCGTTGTCGCGGACCACCAGGTGCACGCCCTCCGCGCTGAAGTCCAGGCGCACCTGGACCTCCTTCGCCTCGGCGTGCTTCGCGGCGTTGGACAGGCACTCCTGGAGGATGCGGAACAGTGCCAGCTGCGCGTCCGGGGGCAGCTTGCGCGTCAGGCCCGTGCGCTCGAAGCGGATGTCCTGCCCGGTGCGGTCGCGGAACGTCTTGACGTAGTCCTCCAGGCCCTGCGCCAGCTCGAAGTCGTCGCGCATCATCCGCAGGTTGCGGCGCAGCTCCTCAATCGACTCCTCCGCGGTGGCCTTCATCTCGCGGATCTCCGTGCGCAGCCCGTCCTCGCGCGCGAGGTTCAGGATGTACTCCGCCTGGATGATCATCGAGGACAGGGACGCGCCCAGGCCGTCGTGGATTTCGCGCGCCAGCCGGTTGCGCTCCTCCACCACCGCCAGCTCCTTCAGGTCGCCCTGCAGGGACACCACCTCGCGGTGCGCGGTGGCCTCGCGCTCGTTCAGGTACACGAGCACGTAGACGATGATGAAGTTGAGCCCCAGGTACCAGAGCAGCGTGAGCAGCTCCACCGCCGTCACGGAGCGGTTGAGCAGCAGATCCAACCGCGTGGTGATGGGCAGCGCCAGCAGCGGCGGCAGGATGGCCAGCGGCTTGGGGAAGAGGATGGCGAAGAGCGTGGTGAACAACAGCTGCGTCGCCAGCAGCGGACTCTGCAGACCGCCGCCCACCTGCGGCCGCGCGATGAGCACCACGGTGATGAGCAGGTCGAAGCAGAGCGACAGGTACGTCACCCACCGGCCCGCCTTCGGGTGGTCGATGACGAGCAGGTTCGCGACGCTGTAGATGAGCATCGCGAAGTAGCCCAGGAAGGAGATGGGCCCGTTGAAGCCGAAGTAGCCGCTCCACGCGGGCACCGCGAGGATGAGAAGGCCCAACGTGAGGAACATCATCCGCGCGTAGAACAGCGCGCGGGCCCGGGCGACGAAGCGGTCCTGCTCCCAGGAGGCCGCCGCCTGCTCCGCGGACACGTTGTCCGTGAGGTTGCGGCGCTCCAGCACGGCGCGGACGCGGGCCTTCAAGTCGTGGGCCGGGTGGTCGTCGCCGGGTCGGGGGTCACTGTCCATGCGAGCGGCAGCTTACGGGACCTTCTCCGGGAGCGGAATTCCCGGCAAGCCGCCAGGTCGGCATCCTGGCGGGTGCCGCCAGACGGCGCGCTACTTGGGGGCGCCTGGGTCCACGCACGCCTTCTTCGCCTCGGGCTGGCGCTCGAGGACGAAGTCCAGGCGGTCCTTCGTCTCGCCGGTGCGCTCGTCGAACAGGGGCGTGCCGCCCGCGTACATGGTGCCCTTCTGGCTGCCGTACCGGTCCAGGTTGTGGGACTTGAGCCAGCCGTCCACGCAGGCCTCCAGGGCCAGGCGGTCGCTGGCGCCCGAGTCGTAGGTCACGGCGCTCGCGTCCTTCGTGCCGGCCTCGGCGGTGGCCGTCGGGGCGGGGGCTGCGTCGCGGTCCGACTGGAGCTCCTCCTTGACGGTGCCGGTCTGAGTGGCCGCGTCGGGGCTCTCGCCGGTGTTCTTGTGGCAGCCGACAGCCAGGGACAGCAGGGTGGAAAACACGAGCGCGCCGGTCAGGTTTTTCATATGTCCTGGCAGGTGAGGGCCGCTTGTGACGGCGGCGGTGGCGACAACGGGGAGAAAGGCTTCGGGGACGTCCTGAAGCTCTGAGACTCTGAAGACCAGACGTCCAGTCGCCGCACCATATTCGTTTCGTTCCTCGCGGAGCACCAGTCCCATGCACGGTTCGCCGGATACCGACCACCACGCGCGCATTCCCCACGCCACCCGCATCGAACGCGCGCGCGTGCTGGTGGTGGGGGCAGGCGGCCTGGGCTGTCCGGCGTCGCTCGCCCTGGCGCAGGGTGGGGTGGGCCACCTGACGCTGGTGGATCCGGACCGGGTGGACGTGACGAACCTGCCCCGGCAGCTCTGGCACCGCACCCAGGATGTGGGCCGCCTCAAGGCGGAGTCCGCCGCCGCCGGCCTGCTGCGCGCGTTCCCGGGCCTGAGCGTGGAGGCCCTGCCGGAGCGGCTGGACGCGGGCAACGCGGAGGCCCTCTTCCGCGAGCACGACCTGGTGGTGGACGCCACGGATGGCGTGGCCACCAAGTTCTTCCTGTCGGACGTGGCGGTGCTCACCGGCGTGCCGCTGGTGTACGGCGGCGTGCTGCGCATGCACGGACAGGCCCTGCGCATCGACCCGGGCGGCCCGTGCCTGCGCTGCCTCTACGAGGACGTGCCGCCCCCGGACGCGGTGCCCACGTGCGCGCAGGCGGGCGTGTTGGGCGCGATGGCGGGGCTCATCGGCGCGGTGCAGGCGCTGCTCGCGCTGGAGCTTCTGGCGGGCGCGGCGACGGGGCCGCGGGGCCAGGCCATGCTGCACGTGCTCGACGGCGAGACGCTGGAGGGGCGCACGGTGAAGGTGACGCGCGCGCCCGGCTGCCCGGGGTGCGCCATCCAGTCGCTGCCCCCGTTCCCCTCGTCCCAGGAGGACACCGCATGCCCGACGTGACGGCGACGTTGGACATCACCCGCGAGGTGTGTCCGATGACCTACGTGCGCACCAAGCTGAAGCTGGAGTCGCTGCCCCCGGACACGCTGCTGGAGGTGCTGCTCAAGGGCGACGAGCCCCTGAAGAACGTGCCTCGCAGCGCGAAGGACGAGGGCCACGACGTGGTGTCCCTGGATCCGCGCGGGGACGGCACGCACCGGTTGATCATCCGCAAGCGGGGGAAATGAGCCTATGGCCACGATTCGCATTCCGACGCCCATGAGGACGCTCACGCGCAACCAGGCCGAGGTCCAGGCCACCGGCGCCACCGTGGGCGAAGTGCTGCGCGACCTGGAAGCGCGCTTCCCCGGCATGGGCGCGCGCCTCTTCGACGACAAGGGCGCCGTGCGCCGGTACGTGAACATCTTCCTCAACGAGGAGGACGTGCGCGCGCTCAAGGCCCTGGACACGCCGGTGAAGGACGCGGACCGCATCACCCTCATCCCGGCCATGGCGGGGGGCTGAAGGAGCATCATGGCGCTGCGCGAGGATCAGATTCTCCGCTACTCCCGGCAGATCCTCCTGCGGGACGTGGGCGGGCGCGGGCAGGAGGCCCTGCTGTCGGGCGGCGCGCGCGTGGACGGGCTGGGCGCGTCCGGCCTCACCGCCACGGCGTACCTGGCCGGCGGCGGCACCCCGGTGACGGGCGTGGGCTCGCTGACCATGGGGCCCTGGTCGCCGGGGTTCCTTGCGTCAGCGGGAGACGTGGGCCAGCCCGTGGCGGAGGTGCTGGCGCGCGTGGTGCCGGAGGTGAACCCGGACGCGGTGGGCACGCCGGGCGGCGGACTGCTCGCGGAGCTGCCGGCGGCCTGGAGCGGCGAGGCCCCCTGGGTCGCGCTGGGCGGTGACGGCGCGCGCGGCGCGGTGGTGTTCCGGGGCAGGGACGGCTGCGTCTGGTGCTTCGGAGAGACGGTGCGCCACCTGGGCACGCCGCCGGACGGGGCGATGGGCGTGGCCCTGGGAGCCCTGGGCGCCCTGGTGTTCCAGCGGCTGCGGCTGGGGATGGGCCCGTCGCTGGGCGGCAGGTGGTTGAGCGCGCCGGGCGCGATGACGGACCTGGAGCCGCGCCGGTGCTCGCGCTGCGCGGCGGCGGAAGCGAAGCCCTGATCCACCCCCTCCCACCCGAAGTGCTCACCCGGATGATCCGCCACCTGGAGGCCGCCTGGCCCCAGGAAGGCTGCGGCGTGATCCTCCGGAGCGGGGAAGGCGAGGTTGGATCATGGCGGGTCGTCCCCCTGCCCAACGCCTCCCCCACGCCGCGCGTCGCCTACGCCTTCGCACCAGAGCCCTGGCTCCAGGTCTGCCTGGACGCGGACGCACGCGAGGAGGAGGTGGCTTGTGTCTTCCACTCGCACGTGGACGCGCCCGCGGTGTTCTCCAGTGAAGACCGGCGCCAGGCCGCTCCAGCGGGAATCGCGCTCCTGCCCCAGGTGTCATATATCGTAGTCGCCATACGCGGAGGCCGGGCAGCCTCCGCCTCCCAGTCGGTTTGGAGCACGGGGGGTTTTCAGACTGTTCCGCTTCCATTGGCGGATTTCAGGTTTGAAAAACCCGTGTAAGGGCGGGAACTTGCCCGGCGACCAACCCCACCTGCGGAAAGGTGGGTCCGAATTGTCAAGTGACCGGGTTATCGTCTATAAAGCGGCGGTCAATTGGATCTGCCGCGTCCCACGCCGCGTGCAAGAAGCGCTCCGGACGCAGGGAGTTTGAACCCTTATGGCCCCCAACACTGGTTTCACCCT includes:
- a CDS encoding S-(hydroxymethyl)glutathione dehydrogenase/class III alcohol dehydrogenase, with the translated sequence MDVRAAVAFEAGKPLSIETVHLEGPKAGEVLIELKATGLCHTDEFTRSGADPEGLFPAIFGHEGAGIVVDVGAGVTSVKKGDHVIPLYTPECRGCKSCLSQKTNLCTAIRATQGKGLMPDGTSRFRLGKQLIHHYMGCSTFANYTVLPEIAVAKIREDAPFDKVCYIGCGVTTGVGAVVYTAKVEAGAKVVVFGLGGIGLNVVQAARMVGADMIVGVDLNPARKEIAEKFGMTHFVNPKEVEGDLVPYLVNLTGGGADYSFECIGNVKTMRQALECCHRGWGESIIIGVAGAGQEISTRPFQLVTGRVWKGSAFGGARGRTDVPKIVDWYMDGKIQVDPLITHTLKLEEINHGFDLMHEGKSIRSVVKYA
- a CDS encoding response regulator transcription factor — protein: MDPTSSAAPLPIRVFVVEDQTKILKNQLRLFEGHPDIDIVGTALSGEAAMEEVERANPDVLLLDLGLPRMSGIDVTREVKARFPRMEILIFTIFDEEDKVLEAVKAGASGYLLKGATVDKIVEAIKEVRAGGTVIQPNLARRLLRHFRVEPDTAPVPTEPLPVAPSAAEATAPDASAHEPLLKPLSDREREILQLIAKGVSNSEAARLLSLSKATIRTHLEHIYRKLEVTNRVEAVTEGIRKGLISV
- a CDS encoding sensor histidine kinase; translation: MDSDPRPGDDHPAHDLKARVRAVLERRNLTDNVSAEQAAASWEQDRFVARARALFYARMMFLTLGLLILAVPAWSGYFGFNGPISFLGYFAMLIYSVANLLVIDHPKAGRWVTYLSLCFDLLITVVLIARPQVGGGLQSPLLATQLLFTTLFAILFPKPLAILPPLLALPITTRLDLLLNRSVTAVELLTLLWYLGLNFIIVYVLVYLNEREATAHREVVSLQGDLKELAVVEERNRLAREIHDGLGASLSSMIIQAEYILNLAREDGLRTEIREMKATAEESIEELRRNLRMMRDDFELAQGLEDYVKTFRDRTGQDIRFERTGLTRKLPPDAQLALFRILQECLSNAAKHAEAKEVQVRLDFSAEGVHLVVRDNGKGFDPGRTPRGHYGLLNMRERAMKLGGSIVVDSAPGAGAQVAFSLPCLSA
- a CDS encoding HesA/MoeB/ThiF family protein, with translation MHGSPDTDHHARIPHATRIERARVLVVGAGGLGCPASLALAQGGVGHLTLVDPDRVDVTNLPRQLWHRTQDVGRLKAESAAAGLLRAFPGLSVEALPERLDAGNAEALFREHDLVVDATDGVATKFFLSDVAVLTGVPLVYGGVLRMHGQALRIDPGGPCLRCLYEDVPPPDAVPTCAQAGVLGAMAGLIGAVQALLALELLAGAATGPRGQAMLHVLDGETLEGRTVKVTRAPGCPGCAIQSLPPFPSSQEDTACPT
- a CDS encoding sulfurtransferase TusA family protein is translated as MPDVTATLDITREVCPMTYVRTKLKLESLPPDTLLEVLLKGDEPLKNVPRSAKDEGHDVVSLDPRGDGTHRLIIRKRGK
- a CDS encoding MoaD/ThiS family protein, which codes for MATIRIPTPMRTLTRNQAEVQATGATVGEVLRDLEARFPGMGARLFDDKGAVRRYVNIFLNEEDVRALKALDTPVKDADRITLIPAMAGG
- a CDS encoding ThiF family adenylyltransferase; the encoded protein is MALREDQILRYSRQILLRDVGGRGQEALLSGGARVDGLGASGLTATAYLAGGGTPVTGVGSLTMGPWSPGFLASAGDVGQPVAEVLARVVPEVNPDAVGTPGGGLLAELPAAWSGEAPWVALGGDGARGAVVFRGRDGCVWCFGETVRHLGTPPDGAMGVALGALGALVFQRLRLGMGPSLGGRWLSAPGAMTDLEPRRCSRCAAAEAKP
- a CDS encoding M67 family metallopeptidase, which translates into the protein MLTRMIRHLEAAWPQEGCGVILRSGEGEVGSWRVVPLPNASPTPRVAYAFAPEPWLQVCLDADAREEEVACVFHSHVDAPAVFSSEDRRQAAPAGIALLPQVSYIVVAIRGGRAASASQSVWSTGGFQTVPLPLADFRFEKPV